AATAAATAATTCATCATTAGAAAATGAATTAATTATTTTCATAGCGTTTATGTGGCTTTCTTTTAGTAATTCTATTGATTCATCATAAGGAGTTTTTTGATGTTTCTCCCAGAATTCAATATTTAATTTAGGGTACGTTTTCCAATTATAAGGTTTTGGTAAAAAGCTAGATTCTGTTCCTGATGTATTTAATTTTACCCAATTTAATAATAATTGATGCCATTCAAATAAGTGTACCAAAATATCGCGTAAGTTCTTGTCTCTATCTTCAAATGAGAAATTACTTATTTGTTCTTCTTTTGCTAAAGAATTTATTAGGTCAAATAATTTTTGAAAATTTTTCTCACTTAGATTGTTTAATTCTTCTTTTGTTTTTGGTCTAGCCATTTTTGTAAAACTTAAATTTTTATAAATCTAATGCATAAATAATAAAGAGCAAAGAGGGTGTTAGCAGTTATTTATATAAAAATTTTAACTTAGAATATCTTATTAAAATTAATACTCATCTGTTGCTTATTGTTTATTC
This genomic stretch from Tenacibaculum sp. Bg11-29 harbors:
- a CDS encoding ClbS/DfsB family four-helix bundle protein, whose product is MARPKTKEELNNLSEKNFQKLFDLINSLAKEEQISNFSFEDRDKNLRDILVHLFEWHQLLLNWVKLNTSGTESSFLPKPYNWKTYPKLNIEFWEKHQKTPYDESIELLKESHINAMKIINSFSNDELFIKKHFSWTGTTSLGSYCVSATSSHYDWAIKKIKKNKKTLNK